The following proteins are encoded in a genomic region of Nitratireductor sp. GISD-1A_MAKvit:
- the fliI gene encoding flagellar protein export ATPase FliI → MNGTTEEVPHKETVLTALEQAYGRFAGDERFLVSHGGRVSDVSPTHYSVRGLSRTARLGDLVSRRTSHGNSAGAGEIVRVSRDGVLVAPYEQTEQVGLGEAVFNRGPLNLSPGLSWKGRVVDALGRPADAKPAPITGPAVDGPAPTTPPAMQRQRVSEAFRTGVRVIDIFTPLCHGQRMGVFAGSGVGKSTLLSMLANADAFDTVVIALVGERGREVREFLEDTIGPQGMAKSVAVVATSDESAMMRRRAPDTAMNIAEYFRDRGDRVLLIVDSITRFAHALREVAIGAGEPPVARGYPASVFTELPRLLERAGPGETGRGSITAILSVLIDGDDHNDPVADAVRGILDGHVVLDRAIAEQGRFPPVNPLASISRLADRAWNADEKRLVTRLRAMIARYEDTRDIRLLGAYQPGHDAELDQAVRQIPLIYEALSQTPGDPRSIDPFTDLAMKLKAGEPTQ, encoded by the coding sequence GTGAACGGAACCACCGAAGAAGTCCCGCACAAGGAAACAGTGCTCACTGCACTGGAACAGGCCTATGGCCGCTTTGCCGGCGACGAGCGTTTCCTTGTTAGCCATGGTGGGCGCGTGAGCGACGTTTCACCAACCCACTACAGCGTTCGTGGCCTTTCCCGAACTGCGAGACTTGGCGATCTGGTTTCCCGGCGCACCAGCCATGGAAACTCTGCCGGAGCCGGGGAAATCGTGCGCGTCTCGCGCGACGGAGTTCTGGTGGCGCCTTATGAACAGACCGAACAGGTCGGGCTCGGTGAAGCCGTGTTCAACCGGGGACCACTCAACCTTTCACCCGGCCTGTCCTGGAAGGGGCGCGTCGTGGATGCACTCGGTCGACCCGCCGATGCAAAACCAGCACCGATCACCGGGCCGGCAGTTGACGGGCCCGCTCCGACAACGCCCCCTGCCATGCAACGCCAGCGGGTTTCTGAGGCCTTCCGCACGGGTGTGCGTGTGATCGATATCTTCACGCCGCTTTGCCACGGCCAGCGTATGGGTGTGTTCGCCGGCTCCGGTGTTGGCAAGTCAACTTTACTATCCATGCTGGCAAACGCCGACGCATTCGACACCGTGGTCATCGCCCTGGTGGGCGAGCGCGGGCGCGAGGTGCGCGAGTTCCTCGAAGACACGATCGGACCGCAAGGTATGGCAAAATCCGTGGCGGTGGTGGCGACAAGCGATGAAAGCGCGATGATGCGCCGTCGGGCTCCCGACACGGCAATGAACATTGCAGAGTATTTCCGTGATCGCGGTGACAGGGTGCTTCTTATCGTCGATTCCATCACGCGCTTTGCACATGCACTGCGCGAAGTTGCCATCGGCGCAGGTGAACCTCCAGTCGCACGCGGCTATCCCGCTTCGGTCTTCACAGAGTTGCCTCGCCTGCTTGAGCGCGCCGGTCCAGGTGAAACGGGACGCGGCTCCATCACTGCAATCCTCTCTGTATTGATCGATGGTGACGACCACAACGATCCCGTGGCAGACGCGGTACGCGGGATCCTCGACGGTCACGTGGTGCTTGATCGCGCAATTGCTGAACAGGGGCGTTTCCCGCCCGTCAATCCGCTTGCTTCCATTTCACGTCTTGCCGACCGGGCCTGGAATGCCGATGAAAAAAGACTGGTCACACGCCTGCGCGCGATGATCGCACGCTACGAGGATACTCGTGACATCCGTCTTCTCGGCGCCTATCAGCCCGGTCACGATGCCGAGCTCGATCAGGCTGTCCGACAGATCCCGCTTATCTACGAAGCCCTCAGCCAGACACCGGGCGATCCCCGTTCAATCGATCCCTTCACCGATCTGGCGATGAAACTGAAAGCCGGAGAGCCGACACAATGA
- the flgF gene encoding flagellar basal-body rod protein FlgF, with the protein MQTGLYVALSSQVALEKRLGTLADNVANAGTVGFRATSVNFRDMVNGDGPDSVSFAAPGTPNVVTHAGGLRETKNPFDFAVQGDAWFALETPAGTVVTRDGRFTMRETGELVSIDGHPVLDAGGAPLLLDPLAGPPEASADGTLRQNGQLVGAIGLYAFAPSQDYVRYGNSGFLTDNPQPVIDQPDAGVAQGFVEEANVNPVLEMMNLIEVQRTFEHVSALMSDSDSALKDAIKLLGA; encoded by the coding sequence ATGCAAACCGGACTCTACGTCGCCCTCTCCTCCCAGGTTGCTCTGGAAAAGCGGCTTGGAACGCTTGCCGACAACGTCGCCAATGCCGGTACGGTCGGCTTTCGTGCCACGTCGGTCAACTTCCGCGACATGGTGAATGGCGACGGTCCCGATTCGGTTTCCTTCGCCGCGCCCGGCACTCCCAATGTGGTGACCCACGCAGGTGGCCTGCGAGAAACGAAGAACCCGTTCGATTTCGCTGTTCAGGGGGATGCATGGTTTGCGCTGGAAACACCCGCCGGCACCGTTGTGACGAGAGATGGTCGTTTCACCATGCGCGAGACCGGTGAGCTCGTCAGCATAGACGGACACCCCGTTCTGGATGCGGGCGGCGCGCCTCTCCTTCTGGATCCGCTCGCCGGGCCGCCCGAAGCGAGCGCGGACGGGACACTGCGCCAGAACGGTCAGCTGGTTGGCGCAATAGGGCTGTACGCGTTCGCCCCGTCGCAAGACTATGTGCGATACGGCAATTCCGGCTTCCTCACCGACAACCCTCAGCCGGTCATAGACCAGCCAGATGCCGGCGTCGCACAGGGATTTGTCGAGGAGGCAAACGTCAACCCTGTTCTTGAAATGATGAACCTCATTGAGGTGCAACGCACATTTGAACATGTATCTGCGCTGATGAGCGACAGCGATTCCGCGTTGAAAGACGCCATCAAACTGCTTGGTGCATGA
- the flgB gene encoding flagellar basal body rod protein FlgB, with translation MQPVNLFDLATHQAKWLSVRQTTVASNVANINTAGYKALEVEPFENVLNGSRVALKSTNPNHLKFGATNASFSVGSTEDPAVLPSENTVKIEDELANASEVRRAFELNTAIVKAFHRMLMNTSRG, from the coding sequence ATGCAGCCCGTCAACCTGTTCGATCTCGCCACGCACCAGGCAAAGTGGCTTTCCGTACGTCAAACGACAGTTGCCAGCAACGTCGCCAACATCAACACGGCCGGCTACAAGGCACTCGAAGTTGAACCCTTCGAGAATGTGCTCAATGGCAGCCGCGTCGCGCTGAAAAGCACCAACCCCAATCATTTGAAATTCGGCGCGACCAACGCCTCTTTCTCTGTGGGAAGCACCGAAGACCCGGCTGTCCTGCCTTCAGAAAACACGGTGAAGATTGAAGATGAACTCGCCAATGCCAGCGAAGTTCGTCGCGCGTTCGAACTCAACACGGCCATCGTCAAGGCCTTCCACCGCATGCTCATGAACACGTCGAGAGGTTAA
- a CDS encoding FliG C-terminal domain-containing protein, with amino-acid sequence MTEALALTQAQKAATILVAMGKPSAGRLLKFFKQDELKALMEGARLLRTIPQAELEKVVNEFEAEFTEGAGLLDSADSIDSILTESLSEEEMNLLMGRNAPAGNDAEEVWTELEKLETGELIELISAEHPQVIAAILSGIAPSIASKVLVSFDKPLRTTVISRIAAMGDMPSSAKKLVESRMSELLRSMRAGKDSAVGLARVASLLNELDKREADEVISELERTGTSDVKAIRSQLFSFEEIVLLDQKARVALFDGLSSELVTLALHNAPTETVEAVLSALGQRTRRMIESELDAGADDVKDADILQARKQIAATAVKLSQQGTFVLPGMEQQEAA; translated from the coding sequence ATGACAGAAGCTTTGGCTTTGACGCAGGCACAGAAGGCAGCGACCATTCTGGTCGCGATGGGGAAACCCTCTGCGGGACGCCTGTTGAAATTCTTCAAGCAGGATGAGCTGAAAGCGTTGATGGAGGGAGCGCGCCTTTTGCGCACGATCCCCCAGGCCGAACTGGAAAAGGTCGTCAACGAGTTTGAAGCCGAGTTCACCGAAGGGGCGGGGCTGCTGGATTCCGCAGACAGCATCGACTCGATACTGACCGAATCTCTTTCGGAAGAAGAGATGAATCTCCTCATGGGACGCAATGCACCAGCCGGAAACGACGCTGAAGAGGTCTGGACGGAACTCGAGAAGCTTGAGACCGGTGAGCTGATCGAGTTGATATCGGCAGAGCATCCTCAGGTGATAGCAGCCATTCTCAGTGGAATTGCCCCTTCGATTGCATCCAAGGTGCTAGTCAGTTTCGACAAGCCGCTGCGCACCACGGTCATCAGTCGTATTGCCGCGATGGGCGATATGCCTTCATCCGCAAAGAAACTGGTTGAGAGCCGCATGAGCGAACTGTTGCGCAGTATGCGTGCGGGCAAGGATTCCGCGGTCGGTCTTGCGCGCGTGGCATCGCTGCTGAACGAGCTGGACAAGCGCGAGGCAGATGAAGTCATCAGCGAGTTGGAGCGCACGGGCACGAGCGATGTAAAGGCAATTCGTTCTCAGCTATTCAGTTTCGAGGAGATCGTGCTTCTGGATCAGAAAGCGCGGGTTGCATTGTTCGACGGCCTTTCGAGCGAACTCGTGACGCTTGCGCTTCACAACGCACCGACCGAAACGGTCGAAGCGGTGCTTTCCGCGCTTGGCCAGCGCACTCGACGCATGATCGAGTCGGAGCTTGACGCCGGCGCGGACGATGTGAAGGACGCCGACATCCTTCAGGCTCGCAAACAGATCGCCGCGACGGCTGTCAAGCTGTCCCAGCAGGGCACGTTCGTTCTGCCGGGAATGGAGCAGCAAGAGGCGGCCTGA
- the fliN gene encoding flagellar motor switch protein FliN — protein MTNAEPEPRENGEEELNKAIEELKDVLHEETTSATASTASFESNPDLVMGIPVEVQIVLGSAEMPVSQLMALKKGSTVSLNRRVGEPVEIVVNGRRIARGEITLVEDDPSRFGVKLTEIAGKASAE, from the coding sequence ATGACCAATGCCGAGCCCGAGCCGCGGGAAAACGGTGAGGAAGAGCTCAACAAGGCTATCGAGGAATTGAAGGACGTTCTTCACGAAGAGACGACGAGTGCGACGGCCAGCACGGCATCCTTTGAGAGCAACCCCGATCTCGTGATGGGTATTCCCGTTGAAGTGCAGATTGTTCTGGGCAGTGCAGAGATGCCCGTCTCACAGCTGATGGCGCTCAAGAAGGGGTCAACCGTGTCGTTGAACCGCCGCGTGGGTGAGCCGGTCGAGATTGTTGTCAACGGTAGACGTATTGCTCGTGGTGAGATTACTCTGGTCGAGGACGACCCGTCGCGCTTTGGGGTGAAACTAACCGAAATCGCGGGCAAGGCATCTGCCGAGTAA
- a CDS encoding FliM/FliN family flagellar motor switch protein — MALTDDPELMRALVVERLVGATGDPRKVSDAARSCAMRALPRVMEDLAEKLPSPILVELVDVEIVRLAELKPEAESCDALVVIPGEGSGDALTMRLNPAAISLLVGAMFGGNPELPTVPIDRPPSIIERDVTAIVFELFAKALNGKGARSLGLRTETPAVLAGQDFRRFVVRDGPGVRLRFSVGGEKTGGILSAWMPQRLLLETREMGSEDQRHKNATAADWHNRFSDEVLRSKVSLKASIPLMKMALGELASLHEGQVIEFGGGAQPEARLAVRDKTVFTCDFGKAGQQYTVRIKQPFDARKDVVEGLLAQ; from the coding sequence ATGGCACTGACCGACGATCCAGAACTGATGCGCGCGCTGGTCGTTGAGCGCCTGGTAGGGGCCACGGGTGACCCTCGCAAGGTTTCGGACGCTGCACGATCCTGTGCGATGCGGGCTCTGCCGCGCGTGATGGAAGACTTGGCGGAGAAGCTTCCAAGCCCCATTCTGGTGGAGCTGGTCGACGTCGAAATCGTGCGGCTGGCGGAACTCAAGCCTGAGGCTGAAAGCTGCGACGCGCTTGTGGTGATACCGGGTGAGGGGTCTGGCGATGCACTCACCATGCGGCTCAACCCGGCCGCCATTTCTCTGCTGGTCGGGGCGATGTTCGGCGGCAATCCCGAGCTTCCGACGGTCCCGATCGATCGCCCGCCATCCATTATCGAGCGCGATGTGACCGCGATCGTTTTCGAGCTCTTCGCCAAGGCGCTGAACGGCAAGGGCGCGCGTTCGCTCGGACTGCGCACCGAGACGCCGGCTGTTCTAGCAGGGCAGGATTTTCGTCGTTTCGTTGTGCGGGACGGCCCCGGCGTGCGGTTGCGGTTCTCGGTCGGTGGGGAGAAAACCGGTGGGATCCTGTCTGCATGGATGCCCCAGCGCCTGCTTCTGGAAACGCGAGAGATGGGTAGCGAAGACCAGCGCCACAAGAACGCCACGGCGGCCGACTGGCACAATCGATTCAGCGACGAGGTGCTGCGCTCGAAAGTGAGTTTGAAAGCATCGATACCATTGATGAAAATGGCGTTGGGGGAGCTGGCCTCCCTGCACGAGGGGCAGGTGATCGAATTTGGTGGAGGGGCGCAGCCGGAGGCGCGCCTGGCGGTACGAGACAAGACCGTGTTCACCTGTGATTTCGGAAAGGCCGGGCAGCAATACACCGTCCGGATCAAACAGCCATTCGACGCCCGCAAGGACGTTGTCGAAGGACTACTGGCGCAATGA
- the motA gene encoding flagellar motor stator protein MotA, with protein sequence MGILVGLVVTLGCVIGGYMAMGGHVDVLVQPWEVVIICGAAFGTFLVANPMSTVKDAGKACVEAFKGAVPKETEYLETLGVLHSLMRELRTKSRGEVEAHIDNPDESAIFQSYPTILKNRDLTNFICDYCRIIIIGNARPFEIEALMDEEIQTIRRDKLKSYNALVSVAEGLPALGIVAAVLGVIKAMGAINESPEILGGLVGAALVGTFLGIFMSYAVVGPIATKVKIVREKKNRLYVIVKQTLLAYMNGSLPQVALEFGRKTISAYDRPSIDAVEQSTMNTGGAGDKQAA encoded by the coding sequence ATGGGAATTCTTGTTGGACTGGTGGTAACGCTTGGCTGCGTGATCGGCGGCTATATGGCGATGGGCGGGCATGTGGATGTGCTGGTCCAGCCCTGGGAAGTGGTGATCATCTGCGGTGCTGCATTCGGTACGTTTCTCGTCGCCAACCCGATGTCTACGGTGAAAGATGCGGGCAAAGCCTGCGTCGAGGCGTTCAAGGGGGCGGTTCCCAAGGAGACCGAGTATCTGGAAACGCTGGGAGTTCTTCACAGCCTCATGCGTGAACTACGCACCAAATCGCGTGGCGAGGTGGAAGCACATATCGACAATCCGGATGAATCCGCAATTTTTCAGTCCTACCCGACCATACTGAAGAACCGGGATCTCACGAATTTCATCTGCGACTATTGCCGGATCATCATCATCGGCAATGCGCGTCCCTTCGAGATCGAGGCTCTCATGGACGAGGAGATTCAGACGATCCGCCGCGACAAGCTGAAATCCTACAACGCGCTTGTTTCGGTAGCCGAGGGCCTGCCTGCGCTCGGCATTGTTGCCGCTGTTCTGGGTGTGATCAAGGCGATGGGAGCCATCAACGAATCTCCCGAGATCCTGGGTGGCCTGGTGGGCGCGGCTCTGGTTGGAACGTTTCTGGGCATTTTCATGTCCTATGCCGTTGTTGGCCCCATCGCCACGAAGGTGAAGATCGTGCGCGAAAAAAAGAACCGTCTCTATGTCATCGTGAAGCAGACGCTGCTTGCCTATATGAACGGCTCCCTGCCCCAGGTGGCACTGGAGTTCGGACGTAAGACGATCTCTGCTTATGACCGCCCGTCCATCGATGCCGTCGAGCAAAGCACAATGAATACCGGCGGTGCCGGGGACAAGCAGGCAGCATGA
- a CDS encoding flagellar hook-basal body complex protein FliE, translating into MIPPVGSIAPSALNGTSGLQPAGQTTTSETGEAFSALLGEAAASTVAKLNHAESVSLKALQGEAETREVVDAVMSAEQALQAAIAVRDKLVTAYLDISRMAI; encoded by the coding sequence ATGATCCCTCCTGTCGGAAGCATCGCTCCTTCGGCACTTAACGGAACCAGCGGTCTTCAGCCGGCCGGTCAGACAACGACCTCTGAGACCGGCGAAGCCTTTAGCGCCCTTTTGGGTGAAGCGGCAGCCAGCACCGTTGCAAAGCTCAATCACGCCGAAAGTGTCTCACTGAAGGCACTCCAGGGCGAGGCGGAAACCCGTGAGGTCGTGGATGCGGTGATGAGCGCCGAACAGGCACTGCAGGCGGCAATCGCCGTGCGCGACAAACTCGTCACCGCCTATCTCGACATCAGCCGCATGGCCATCTGA
- the flgG gene encoding flagellar basal-body rod protein FlgG, producing MKALSIAATGMSAQQLNLEVIANNIANINTTGFKRARAEFSDLLYQTERMQGVPSRANQAIVPEGANVGLGVKAAAVRNLHIQGPMNSTGNKLDVALVGKGWFEIEGTDGEPLYTRAGSFNANATGQLVTTQGYNVTPAIVVPEDAVEIVINKTGQVFARIDGQADLQDLGQLTLANFANEAGLDPIGDNLFRETPASGAAIQGVPGDPGFAVIEQGYLEGSNVDPVKEITELISAQRAYEMNSKVIRAADEMAATVTQSIR from the coding sequence ATGAAAGCCCTGTCGATCGCCGCCACCGGCATGAGCGCCCAGCAGCTCAACCTGGAAGTCATCGCCAACAATATCGCAAACATCAACACGACCGGCTTCAAGCGTGCCCGAGCCGAATTTTCGGATCTGCTTTATCAGACCGAACGCATGCAGGGGGTGCCCAGTCGTGCAAATCAGGCGATCGTGCCTGAAGGCGCCAATGTGGGGTTGGGTGTGAAAGCGGCTGCCGTCCGGAACCTTCACATTCAGGGACCGATGAACAGCACCGGCAACAAGCTCGACGTCGCGCTGGTCGGCAAGGGCTGGTTTGAGATCGAGGGCACCGATGGGGAGCCTTTGTACACGCGGGCCGGCTCCTTCAACGCCAACGCCACCGGCCAGCTTGTCACCACGCAGGGGTACAACGTCACTCCCGCCATCGTCGTCCCCGAGGATGCGGTCGAGATCGTCATCAACAAGACCGGTCAGGTGTTCGCTCGAATTGATGGCCAGGCAGACCTCCAGGATCTCGGTCAGCTCACTCTGGCCAATTTCGCCAACGAGGCCGGCCTCGATCCCATCGGCGACAATCTCTTCCGAGAAACGCCTGCCTCGGGTGCAGCCATTCAGGGCGTGCCCGGCGATCCCGGTTTTGCGGTCATCGAACAGGGATATCTTGAAGGCTCCAACGTGGATCCTGTGAAAGAAATCACCGAGCTCATTTCAGCACAGCGCGCCTACGAAATGAATTCGAAGGTCATTCGCGCGGCCGACGAGATGGCCGCAACCGTCACCCAGTCGATTCGGTAA
- the flgA gene encoding flagellar basal body P-ring formation chaperone FlgA, with protein MKRHNPIPALFLALASIVAAGVSALAQEQAVVSTRVIYPGETISVDALDEILLRRPPRGNTAIARMLEDIDGKVARRTLLPGRLIPISYVREAHLVETGSPVTVTFAEGALTISLRAVPLQAGAAGDMIRLRNTESGRTFMGIVLADGTVRVGDI; from the coding sequence ATGAAAAGGCACAACCCGATCCCCGCGCTTTTTCTCGCTCTGGCCAGCATAGTGGCGGCCGGGGTCAGCGCCTTGGCTCAGGAACAGGCGGTTGTGTCCACGCGTGTCATCTATCCCGGCGAGACAATCTCCGTGGATGCGCTCGATGAAATCCTTCTGCGCCGTCCTCCTCGAGGCAACACGGCAATCGCTCGCATGCTTGAAGACATAGATGGCAAGGTTGCCCGACGCACCCTGCTCCCTGGCCGGCTGATCCCGATCAGCTATGTGCGCGAGGCTCATCTGGTCGAAACGGGCAGCCCCGTGACCGTGACCTTCGCCGAGGGCGCGCTGACCATCTCGCTTCGAGCCGTACCGCTTCAGGCAGGAGCAGCCGGAGACATGATCCGGTTGCGCAATACCGAAAGCGGTCGAACCTTCATGGGTATCGTGCTCGCAGACGGTACCGTTCGGGTCGGTGACATATGA
- the flgC gene encoding flagellar basal body rod protein FlgC, which yields MDPLSASLKVAASGLQAQSERMQVVSENLANAKSTSEIPGGDPYRRKTISFVAELDRSIGGSVVEVGSVARDPTEFTLEFNPGHEAADERGYVKMPNVNVLIEMADMREANRGYEANLQVIKQARELISMTIDLMRSQS from the coding sequence GTGGATCCGCTTTCAGCATCCTTGAAAGTCGCCGCTTCCGGCCTGCAGGCGCAATCAGAGCGCATGCAGGTTGTGTCGGAAAATCTGGCAAACGCCAAATCGACCAGCGAAATTCCCGGCGGAGATCCTTATCGCCGCAAGACAATCAGTTTCGTGGCCGAGCTCGACCGCAGCATTGGTGGCAGTGTCGTTGAAGTTGGCTCGGTCGCACGCGATCCCACCGAATTCACCCTCGAATTCAACCCCGGTCACGAAGCCGCCGATGAACGCGGCTATGTCAAGATGCCAAACGTCAACGTTCTGATCGAGATGGCCGACATGCGTGAAGCCAACCGCGGATACGAAGCGAACCTGCAGGTCATCAAACAGGCTCGCGAACTGATTTCCATGACCATCGACTTAATGCGGAGCCAATCATGA
- the flhB gene encoding flagellar biosynthesis protein FlhB has translation MAEGADKESKTEEATEKKIRDSVDKGQLPFSKEAPVFASFLAILVFAIFFAQESAVRLGSFLSTFLERADGWSLETRSDAIAIYQLVFFEIAKVIGVLMSLLVAAGISASILQNTPRFVLDRIKPKMSRISLKEGWSRIFGAKGFVEFAKSLGKIIVAGGFLILAMREAETRLLAGMITNPVEFTSVIRDIAVQSLVVVTLVVAVIAVADIFWSRHQWHVDLRMTKQEVKDEHKQTEGDPIVKARLRSLARDRARQRMMSAVPQATLVIANPTHFAIALRYHRDDDAAPVVVAKGQDLIALRIREIATEHGIPVFEEPVLARSMYKQVSIDSLIPSQFYKAVAELIRRIYKTGERP, from the coding sequence ATGGCGGAGGGTGCCGACAAGGAAAGCAAGACAGAAGAGGCGACCGAAAAGAAAATACGCGATTCCGTGGATAAGGGGCAATTGCCCTTCTCCAAGGAAGCGCCGGTCTTCGCTTCCTTTCTTGCCATTCTGGTGTTTGCGATCTTCTTTGCTCAAGAAAGCGCGGTCAGGCTCGGCAGCTTCCTGTCGACCTTTCTTGAGAGGGCGGATGGGTGGTCGCTTGAAACCCGGTCCGACGCGATTGCGATTTATCAGCTGGTATTTTTCGAGATCGCCAAGGTGATCGGCGTTTTGATGTCCCTGCTGGTGGCTGCGGGAATTTCGGCCTCCATTCTGCAAAACACTCCGCGTTTCGTTCTCGATAGAATCAAGCCGAAAATGTCACGCATCTCGCTAAAGGAAGGCTGGAGCCGCATATTTGGGGCCAAGGGGTTTGTCGAATTTGCCAAGTCGCTTGGCAAGATCATCGTAGCAGGCGGTTTTCTCATCCTTGCCATGCGTGAAGCCGAGACTCGTCTTCTTGCAGGCATGATCACGAATCCGGTCGAGTTCACATCGGTGATCCGTGACATTGCCGTGCAAAGCCTCGTGGTCGTCACGCTTGTCGTGGCGGTGATCGCCGTCGCAGACATTTTCTGGTCCAGGCATCAATGGCATGTCGATCTGCGCATGACGAAGCAGGAGGTGAAGGACGAGCACAAGCAGACCGAGGGCGACCCGATCGTAAAGGCACGGCTGCGTTCTCTGGCGCGAGATCGTGCCCGTCAACGCATGATGTCTGCGGTGCCTCAGGCAACTCTTGTCATTGCGAACCCGACCCATTTCGCAATTGCACTCAGGTATCACCGGGATGACGATGCCGCACCGGTCGTTGTCGCAAAGGGACAGGACCTGATTGCCCTCCGTATCCGGGAGATCGCAACCGAACATGGCATTCCCGTGTTCGAGGAGCCGGTGCTCGCGCGCTCCATGTACAAACAAGTTTCGATTGATAGTTTGATTCCATCACAGTTTTACAAGGCTGTCGCGGAGCTGATCCGCCGCATCTACAAAACTGGCGAAAGACCGTAG
- a CDS encoding DUF1217 domain-containing protein, whose protein sequence is MINTFTSYNLINRDLSRSLERIQSQPMVQRETEYYQANIGRVTSIEEFVNDDRLFRYAMKAHGLDDMAYAKAFMVKVLEEGISDPESFANKLTDKRYVEFARTYNFAAGGPDTTNYNPAQKGTVDKFLSRAIQNGTAPNDPVLIESINNYLSRIADIKSADDLMGDQEMLTFALLAHGFDIEEGIDTKFLRSVLEGGIDDPESPANLSEDKRYRALAEAFNFARYGEDATTYNVANNLAVERYMRQTLEEDAGKENEGVRLALYFQRKAPEFVSYYELLADKAIAQVVRTALGFPPALAQADIDKQVEMIRERLDIEDFREPEKLEEFLKRFTTMWELENPSGSQQTTIAALFSQPAELGISSDMLFTIAQLKR, encoded by the coding sequence TTGATAAACACCTTCACGAGCTACAACCTCATAAACCGCGACCTTTCACGTTCGCTGGAGCGCATCCAGTCGCAGCCCATGGTGCAGCGTGAAACGGAGTATTATCAGGCCAATATAGGGCGCGTGACCTCCATAGAAGAGTTCGTCAACGACGACCGCCTCTTCCGTTACGCAATGAAAGCCCACGGACTGGACGACATGGCCTATGCCAAGGCGTTCATGGTGAAGGTGCTGGAAGAAGGAATTAGCGATCCTGAGAGTTTTGCGAACAAGCTCACCGACAAGCGCTATGTGGAGTTTGCCCGCACCTATAATTTTGCTGCCGGGGGGCCGGACACCACCAACTACAACCCCGCGCAGAAGGGGACAGTCGACAAATTCCTCTCTAGAGCCATCCAGAATGGCACCGCCCCCAACGACCCTGTTCTGATCGAAAGCATCAACAATTACCTGTCGAGGATCGCAGACATCAAATCGGCAGACGACCTGATGGGCGATCAGGAAATGCTGACATTTGCGCTTCTGGCACACGGATTCGACATTGAAGAAGGGATCGACACCAAATTCCTTCGTTCCGTTCTGGAGGGCGGCATCGACGACCCCGAAAGCCCGGCAAATCTGAGCGAGGACAAACGCTACAGGGCTCTCGCGGAAGCCTTCAATTTCGCACGCTACGGTGAAGACGCGACCACATATAACGTGGCGAACAATCTGGCCGTAGAACGCTATATGCGCCAGACGCTGGAAGAGGATGCCGGCAAGGAAAACGAAGGCGTGAGGCTGGCGCTCTATTTCCAGCGCAAGGCGCCCGAATTCGTCTCCTATTATGAGTTGCTGGCCGACAAGGCCATTGCGCAAGTTGTTCGCACTGCGCTTGGCTTTCCCCCGGCACTCGCCCAGGCCGACATCGACAAACAGGTCGAGATGATCCGCGAGCGGCTGGACATCGAGGATTTCCGGGAGCCGGAAAAACTCGAAGAGTTCCTGAAGCGGTTCACCACCATGTGGGAGCTCGAAAACCCGTCTGGTTCGCAGCAGACGACCATTGCCGCTTTGTTCAGCCAGCCAGCGGAACTGGGAATTTCAAGCGACATGCTTTTCACGATTGCGCAGTTAAAGAGGTAA